The following coding sequences are from one Granulicella arctica window:
- a CDS encoding single-stranded DNA-binding protein, with protein sequence MAKGVNKVLLLGNVGKDPEIRATAGGTQVASFTLATADRAKDAQGNWADKTEWHNLVAFNRTAEIVRDYVKKGTQLYIEGKIQTRSWDDKESGQKKYRTEILVNEMTLLGKPGEGGGSSGGGYSKSNTASYDQRTPASSSQPDYADTGITDDDIPF encoded by the coding sequence ATGGCAAAAGGCGTCAACAAAGTTCTTCTCCTCGGCAACGTCGGCAAAGACCCCGAGATCCGCGCAACCGCCGGTGGCACCCAGGTCGCCAGCTTTACCCTCGCTACAGCTGACCGCGCCAAAGATGCCCAGGGCAACTGGGCCGACAAGACCGAATGGCACAACCTCGTCGCCTTCAACCGTACCGCTGAGATCGTTCGCGATTACGTCAAAAAGGGCACCCAGCTCTACATCGAGGGCAAGATCCAGACCCGCTCCTGGGACGACAAAGAGTCCGGTCAGAAGAAGTACCGCACTGAGATTCTAGTCAACGAGATGACGCTGCTCGGCAAACCCGGCGAAGGCGGCGGCTCGAGCGGCGGCGGCTATTCAAAGTCCAACACCGCCAGCTACGATCAGCGCACCCCAGCTAGCTCCAGCCAGCCCGATTATGCTGACACCGGCATCACTGACGACGATATCCCGTTCTAA